The proteins below come from a single Papaver somniferum cultivar HN1 chromosome 11, ASM357369v1, whole genome shotgun sequence genomic window:
- the LOC113323832 gene encoding myb-like protein Q, with protein sequence MSKEIQQPIIMDSSKFTHFKPEIEKDQILGFIPSQISEPQCRAMCVIDDDGKKKYEVTLGIDQEEEEKKKEMVISEGFHAHSLITSNDEFSSVLMVEMNNKEDFQEPISQLQNVVKKNQEPVGKELDDSFIAEEKKETQEEISCKDSAKEEVCQVHSLPPSMCQYENVVVKMMNSESSCSRIEDKQDEVFQVKDAITGDQHLILVVEKTTQDDFIKSNSIPPSQNLVELSNWGKLSASGSSNDKRMSAEIGSTSIVSGNGCARKETMSSIDLGKKRAGNFSENLRQQVEKCSRRRFAETNSKKDVLSMFVEARNVFCQKKLDGNKQSYSREEMEVLRFVNSYQQRQIWREIYTGLGPIVAKQLNQLAEARQNGKAITDQQKQHQHPQPHQHPRQHQQHHRYPLQPLQHHQYSQQQQHYHPQPHHQHPGQHQQHHRYPLPSLQHPQYSQQQQQHPKKPPQHHHQLQQQLAGLHREDTSILGAGTATGRPIHLRINMKNARTNCYDPYVHYIPVYYSMSH encoded by the exons ATGTCTAAAGAAATCCAACAACCCATTATCATGGATTCTTCTAAATTTACCCATTTCAAACCAGAAATTGAAAAAGATCAAATCTTGGGTTTTATTCCTTCACAAATCTCTGAGCCTCAATGCCGTGCAATGTGTGTAATTGATGATGACGGTAAGAAGAAATATGAAGTTACTCTAGGAAttgatcaagaagaagaagaaaagaagaaagaaatggtCATTTCTGAGGGTTTTCATGCTCATTCTCTCATCACTTCTAATGATGAATTTTCTTCTGTTTTAATGGTGGAAATGAACAACAAAGAAGATTTTCAAGAACCCATTTCTCAGTTACAAAATGTTGTTAAGAAGAATCAAGAACCAGTGGGCAAAGAATTGGATGATTCATTCATTgctgaagaaaagaaagaaacccAAGAAGAGATTTCTTGTAAAGATTCAGCAAAAGAGGAGGTATGTCAAGTTCATTCTTTACCCCCCTCCATGTGTCAATATGAAAATGTTGTAGTTAAGATGATGAATTCAGAAAGTAGTTGTAGTAGAATAGAAGATAAGCAAGATGAGGTCTTTCAAGTGAAAGATGCAATTACTGGTGATCAACACCTCATTCTTGTAGTAGAGAAGACAACACAAGATGATTTTATCAAGTCTAATTCAATTCCTCCATCTCAAAATCTCGTTGAGTTGAGTAATTGGGGAAAATTGTCAGCCTCAGGTAGTAGTAATGATAAAAGAATGTCTGCGGAAATTGGAAGTACTAGTATTGTTAGTGGAAATGGCTGTGCAAGGAAAGAAACCATGAGTTCCATTGATTTGGGTAAGAAAAGGGCTGGAAATTTCTCTGAGAACTTAAGGCAACAAGTGGAGAAATGTTCCAGGAGAAGATTTGCTGAAACGAACTCGAAGAAAGATGTGTTGAGTATGTTTGTTGAAGCTAGAAATGTCTTCTGTCAAAAGAAGTTGGACGGAAATAAGCAAAGTTACTCGAGGGAAGAAATGGAAGTGCTGAGGTTTGTAAATTCGTATCAACAGCGTCAGATATGGCGAGAGATATACACTGGGTTGGGTCCTATTGTGGCCAAGCAACTTAATCAATTGGCAGAGGCTAGGCAGAATGGTAAGGCCATCACTGACCAACAAAAGCAGCATCAGCATCCCCAGCCGCACCAACACCCACGACAACACCAGCAACATCACCGATACCCATTGCAACCACTGCAAcatcaccaatactcacagcagcagcaacattacCATCCCCAGCCGCATCACCAACACCCAGGACAACACCAGCAACATCACCGATACCCACTGCCATCACTGCAACATCCCCAATactcacagcagcagcagcaacacccaAAGAAACCTCCACAGCATCACCATCAACTTCAACAGCAACTAGCTGGGTTGCACAGAGAGGATACCTCAATTCTAG GTGCTGGCACTGCCACAGGGAGACCAATCCACTTGCGAATCAACATGAAGAATGCCCGAACAAACTGCTATGACCCTTATGTTCATTATATACCAGTATACTACTCCATGAGTCATTAA